The sequence below is a genomic window from Streptomyces sp. V1I1.
ATCATGGCGTTGAGCGCTGCTAGAGGGTCGATGGGCATGGCTGTGCACCTCGCGGTGTGAAGTGGCTGATGGCTGCGGACTGCTTTCGGTGGTTGTCAGCAGCGCAGGACCACACAGCGCACGGCGCGCAGCGGGAGGGCGAGTTCCGCCCAGCGGCTCCTGCCAGGGCGGTACGGGACGGGCTCGGCCGTCGCCGGATCCGTATGGGTGTCCGGCGCCACGTACCGTGCCGCGGGACGGGCCCTCACCGGGCCCGAGGGCGACACGTCCGTGTTGGCCTCCTCCGGCTGGTCACCGCCCGGCGGGCCGGACGGCGCGGAGGCGGGCGCCCAGGTCGCGGCGCCCCCTGCCGCCGCGACGCCGGAGCCGAAGGACGTACCGAAAAGAGCCAGCAGCACCAGCACGACGACCGCCACGGTCCGGCGCGTAGCCGCGCGGGCCGTGAAGGCGGCGAGAGGCTGGGAGTGGGGCTGGTTCATGGCGACGCGACCTCCTGGATGCGTCCACTGCCCCATGCCTGCCCGAGAAGTGCCCCGCCGTGCCGCGGTAGGGCCGAGATCCGCCCTACCGGGGTACACCCATTACGCCGAATTCACCGCCGCGTGCGGGGTGATCACGGTGACGCCGGTCCCCGAGGCGCTGCCCAGGGCGGCCAGCGCCGCGGGCACATCGTCCAGGCCGATCGCCGTCGTCACCAGCAGGTCGGGACGGAGAGCGCCGGAGGCGACCATCGCCATCATCTCCGGGTAGGCGTGCGCCGCCATGCCGTGGCTGCCGAGGATCTCCAGCTCCAGCGAAACCACTCGGTCCATCGGCAGCTGTACGCCCTGGGGCAGCAGGCCGACCTGCACATGGCGGCCCTGGCGGCGCAGGCTCTGGACGGAGTTGACGCAGGTCACCGGTGCGCCAAGGGCGTCCAGCGAGAGATGCGCGCCGCCGCCGGTCGCCTCACGGACCGCATCGGCGACGCTTCCAGTGAGCGCGGAGGCGTCCACGCACGCCTGGGCGCCGAACGTCCGGGCCAGCTCCAGCGCGCCCGGCGAGACGTCGACCGCGACGACCCTGGCCCCGCACGCCGCGGCGATCATCACCGCGGACAGGCCCACTCCGCCGCAGCCGTGCACGGCGACCCACTCCCCCGGCCGCACTCGGCCCTGGCCCACAACGGCCCGGAAGGCGGTCGCGAACCGGCAGCCCAGACTCGCGGCCGTGGCGAACGACATCGACTCGGGCAGGGCGACCAGATTGGTGTCGGCGTGGTGGACGGGGACGTACTCGGCGAAGGAACCCCAGTGGGTGAAGCCGGGCTGCTCCTGGCGCTCGCACACCTGCTGGGCGCCGCGCGCGCACGCCGCGCACCGGCCGCAGGCACAGATGAACGGCACCGTGACCCGGTCCCCGGGGAGCCAATTGGCGACGTCGTCACCCACGGACTCGATCACTCCGGACAGTTCGTGGCCGGGGACGTGCGGGAGGGTGATGTCGGTGTCGTGCCCCATCCAGCCGTGCCAGTCGCTGCGACACAGCCCCGTCGCCTCGACCCTGATCACGGAACCGGCGCGGGACGGCACAGGCTCTGGCACCTCTCGTACCTCGAGCGGTTTCCCGAACTCCTCAAACACCACAGCACGCAACGGGGCAACTCCTTCGTCCAGGGGATCCTGCCTGGGCTCAACCGTCTCAACGTATCCGGACGGATGGTTCTACGGCAGTCCCTGACCTGGCCCGTCCTGCCTGGCCGCCTCCAGCGGCCCGATCGGCACCTGCGGACCCTGGCACTCGCGCAGCCAGCGCCGCAGCACCCGGTGTACGCGCTCGGCGCCGACCAGTTCCGCGCCCGGCTCACCCGGCGCGCCCGGCGAGAGGGGCGCCGACAGGTCGAGCGGCGACAGCAGGAAGGGCTGGGACTGTTCACCTCCGAGCCCGCCGTGCGAGCCGATCTGCTCCTCGAAGGCGTGCACGTTGCCCCGCCCGGGGTCGTACATCGAGTTGACCATGATGTCGGCGACGTGCGGGAAGCTGTCGGTACGGCGTACGGCTTCGGCCGCGCCCGGGCCGAAGGCCGCCAGCGGCCCGTCGTCGGACAGCTCGGTGACGGGCACCTCCGCGCCGCCCGGGCAGAGCACCAGCGAGCCGTGCTCCTCGCTGCCCACCAGCAGGAAGCCGATGCCCGGGTGGTTGGCGAGCGTGCTCAGCAGCGCCGGGTGGCGGCGCTCGATCTGTTCGCGGCTGAGGCGCTCGGCCGTGTCGGGGAAGGAGATCAGCGCGAGGTTCCCGGAGGCGAGCACGATCGGGTCGGAGCCCGGCTCCGGACGCTCGTCCTCACCATCCGCCAGCCGCCGGTGCAGCGCGCTCCGCAGGGCGTCGCCCGCCGCGTCGCGGGCCTCCGCGCCGCTCTTGGAACGTTCCGCCCGGCGCGAGACGGGCAGTCCGCAACCCGCGCGCACGAGGTCCTTGAGGGTCAGTCCGTATGCGCCCTCGAAGGTCTCCCCCGGGCTCTGGCCGTGGTCGGAAAGCAGCACGATCCGGTAGCTGCGGGGCGCATGTTCAGCGACCTTCGCGATCAGCGCGATCGAACGGTCGAGGCGTTCGAGCACCAGCGACGCGTCCCGGCTGTGCGGCCCTGAGTGGTGCGCCACTTCGTCGTACGCGACGAGGTCGGCGTAGACGGCGGTACGTCCGGCGAGCATGTCCCCCATCACCGCGGCGACCACCACATCCCGCTCGACGACGGTCGCGAACGCCCGGATGAAGGGGTAGAGCCCGCCGCGCCCGACCCGCGGCCGGTCGCCGCGCAGCCGCGCCCGCGTCGACTGGCCGACCTCACGGGCTACTTCGGCGACGAAGGACAGCGCAGTGCGCACGGCGTTGGCGGGGTCGGAGAAGTACGCGAAGTAGCCGGCTCTGGAGCGGTTGGGCCGGCCGCGTCTGGCGGTCATGGACAGCACGAGCGCGAGCTCATCGGCGCCGCCGCTGAAGAGATTGCCGCGGCTGGCGCCGTCGACGGTGAGCAGCCCGCCGTCGCCGGTGCGCTCGATGGCGCGGCGCTGGAGTTCGGCGGCGCTCGCGGGCCGGTTGCAGACCATTACCCGGCCGCTGTCCTTCTCGTACCACCGGAAGGCCGGGACGTCGTGGTTGGAGCCGTGCAGGATGCCGAGCTGGCTGGCGCCGGTCTGGCTGGACCAGTCGGTGCGCCAGGGGCTGAGCCGGTGGGTCGTGCCGATCCAGCCCGCGACGGTGGGCATGAGACCGTCCTCGGCCGCGCCCCGCAGGACCTCGTGCCCGACCCCGTCGAGCTGCAGAAAGACCGTGCCGGGGGGTCCCGCACGGCTGCCGTCCTCGCCGCGTCGCCGTCTGCGCCGGTCGGCGAGCCGGGAGAGCCTGCGCCGGTAGGCGTTGTCGTCGCGGACGGCGAGCGCGGTGGAGGTCGCGGATGCGACGGCGGACATCACGGCGGCGACGACGACAGCGGTCTCGGGGTCGGCCGCGCCGCGCCCGTCGGGGATCAGCCAGAGCGCGATCAGCAGCAGCGAGCCGTTGAGGAAGAACACCAACAGGCCGAGCACCAGGGCGGATACGAGCAGCAGGGCCCGTACGACGACCGGCCAGACCAGCGCGGTCAGGAGACCGAAGGCGCCGGCGCCCCAGGCGGCGGTGACGGCGGTCCTGGTGATGCTGTCGCCGTCGTCGGACTGCAGCTGGAAGTCGGGCAGCAGCCCGGCGAGCGCCAGCATCGTCAGCGTGGACACCGCCCACACCACGATCACGCGCAACAGGGCTCTGCCGGCCGTACGCCATCGCCCTTCGCCCACGCTGTCTTCACCTCACCCTGTGATCAGGCCTCCAGCCTGGCACAGGGGCGGGCGCGATCCGGTGGCGCGCCCGGCGGCACCTTCAGCAGCCGTCGTAACCGGCCGTCGGCATGGAGAGTCTGCGATGGACACTGGCCTTCATCGCCGCGTCGTACGCCGGCTCGTCCAGGCCCGCGGTCTCCAGCGGCACGCCTCTGCGCTCGCACTCCGCGACGAAGCCCCGCACCGACGTCAACGCCCGTGCGAGCACGCGCTCGTTGGGCGCGACGAACATGTCCACGTGGCCGGCCGCGACATCGGTCCACAGCCCGCAGTGGTCGGGCCGCAGCCCGTAGAACAACAGCTGCCGGGTGACGACGAAGCCCTTGTCGGCGGCCCAGCGGGCGCACATCGCGTGCTGCGTGCGGGTGTCCACCAGAAATGGATCACGGTCGAGTTCCTCGAGGGGCGTCAGGCTGGCGATCGCCGCCACTTGTAAGCCGCCCATGGACATCCCCCCGTACGCTCGCCGTCGCCGCCGACCCTACTCCGCATCTACGCTCGTACGAGTACGAGGAACGGGACGGGCGAACGGGATCGCGAGCGGGAACGAGGAGGCACTGCGTGCCGGTGGAGGTCACCTGGTGGGGTCATGCCACCTGCACGGTCGAGGACTCCGGCGTCCGGGTGCTGACCGATCCGCTGTTCGTTCGCCGGCTAGCGCATCTGCGCAGGCGGCGCGGTGAGCTGCCGCCGCCCGAGGCCGCGAGAGCCGAGGCCGTCCTCGTCTCCCATCTCCACTCCGACCATCTGCATCTGCCGTCACTGGCCCGGCTCGCGCCCGGAACCCGTCTGGTGGTGCCGAGCGGTGCGGGGCGCTCGGTGCCGGGGCTGCGGCGGCTCGTCAGCTCCGCCGGGCTGCGGGTCACCGAGATGGCGCCGGGCGACGAGGTGCGGGTCGAGGACCTGGTGGTGCGGGCCGTGCCGGCGCTGCACGACGGGCGGCGGCTGCCGGTCGGGCCGCACCGTTCGCCCGCGCTCGGCTATGTGATCAGCGGTGAGGCGCGTACGTACTTCGCCGGGGACACCGGGCTCTTCGACTCGATGGCCAATGAGGTCGGCCGGGTGGATGTGGCGCTGCTGCCGGTCGGCGGCTGGGGGCCCTATCTCGGGCACGGGCATCTGAACCCGGACCGGGCGGCGCAGGCGCTGGCCTCGCTCGCGCCGCGCGCGGCCGTGCCGGTGCACTACGGCACGTACTGGCCGATCGGGATGGACGGGATCCGGCCGCACGAGTTCTACGCTCCGGGCGAGGAGTTCGTACGCAAGGCTGCGCGGCTGGCTCCGCAGGTGGCGGTGCACCGGCTGGTCCACGGCGAGCGGGTCAGACCGGAGGCCGCCCGGTGAGCTCCAAGCTGTCGGATGTCCTCGGGCAGCTGTCGCAAGTCGTGGGCGGGCTGCCGCCGGAGTCGACACAGCAGGCGGTCGGCTACCCGTCGCTGTTTCTGCTGGTGGCGCTGGGATCGCTGGTGCCGGTGGTGCCGACCGGGGCGGTGGTGAGTTCGGCGGCGGTGGTGGCCTTCCATCAAACGGCTCCGCTGGCGTTGCTGTTCGTCTTTCTGGTGGCGTCGTTCGCCGCGTTCCTGGGGGATGTGTCGCTCTACTGGCTCGGGCAGCGCGGGACCCGGTCCAAGAACGGCTCCCGGTGGCTGGCCGCGCTGCGCGACCGTGCCGCGCCCGACCGGATCGAGCAGGCGCGGCGCAAGCTGGACGAGCACGGGGTGACGGTGCTGGTGGTCTCCCGGCTGGTGCCGGCCGGGCGGATACCGGTGATGCTGGCCTGTCTGCTCGCCAGGATGCCGCTGCGCCGGTTCGTCCGTGGGGACGTCCCGGCGTGCCTCGCGTGGGCGGCGACGTACCAGTTGATCGGGATTCTGGGCGGCTCGCTGTTCGACGAGCCGTGGAAGGGTGTGGTGGCGGCGGTGGCGCTGACGGTGGTGATCAGCGGGGCTCCGGCGCTGTGGCGCAGGGTGCGGCGGTCACCCGGCCAGCAGGCGTGAGCCGCCGACCGGCAGGTCCCACAACTGCTCGCGCGGGCGGCCGGTGCGCTCCCAGGCGGCCCGCACCCGGGTGAGGGGCTCAAGGACCGGCTCCGCGGAGAGCACGAACGTCGCCCAGTGCATCGGGGCCATGTTCCGCGCTCCGAGGTCCTCGAAGGCGCACACCGCCTCCTCCGGATCGGTGTGCACATCGCTGAGCCACCAGCGCGGGTCATAGGCGCCGATCGGCAGCAGTGCCAGGTCGAGGCCGGGGTGGCGGAGGCCGATCTCCTTGAACCAGTGGCCGTATCCGGTGTCGCCCGCGAAGTAGACGGACTGGCCGAGCGGGTCGGTGAGCACCCAGCCGCCCCACAGCGAGCGGCAGGTGTCGATGAGGGTGCGCTTGGACCAGTGGTGGGCCGGTACGAAGTCGAAACGGACGGCGGCCAGTTCCGCGCCCTCCCACCAGTCGAGTTCGGTCACCCGGGTGAAGCGGCGGTGCCGGAACCAGCGGCCGAGCCCGGCCGGGGCGAACACCGGCGTATGGCGCGGGAGTCTTTTGAGTGTGGGGGCGTCCAGATGGTCGAAGTGGTTGTGGCTGATGACCACCGCGTCGACGGGCGGCAGGTCCTCCCAGCGCACCCCGACGGGCGTGATCCTGGCCGGGGTGCCGAAGATCCGGCGTGACCAGACGGGGTCGGTGAGGACGGTCAGCCCGCCGATGCTCAGCACCCAACTGGCGTGTCCGGCCCAGGTGACGGCGACGGTCGTGGTGTCCACGACGGGCAGCGGCCCCGGAGCGAAGGGCAGCTGCGGAATGTCCCTCAGGCCGTCGGGGCCGGGGCGCACCGCGCCCTCTCTGGCGAGGCGGGCCATGGCCCTTACGCCGGGGAGCGGAGCGGTTAGCCGGTCGGCGAAGGATCTCGGCCAGTGGCGGATCTCGCCGAGGGGGCGGGGTCGGGAACGGGGCCGTACGCCGCCCGGTGTGCTTGTCGACTGTCCCGAGTGCTCTGTCTGCTCCGTCTGTTCCGTCATCCGGGGCTCCGTTCAACGCAGTTCGTCGAAGGCCGTTCCAAGAATGCTCAACGCCCCGGCCACATACGGCAATTCCAGTGGTGCCGGTGAGGTGAGAGATTCCAGCCGCTGCTCGGGAGTCGCTCCCAGCAGCGGCCCGGTGGCCAGCCGCACCCGCAGCGCGCCCAGTTCGTCGCCGAACCGGTGTCCGCCGGGCACGGGCGCTCCGAGGCGGTGGGTCAGATACTCCTCCAGCTCCATGGAGTCGGTGACGCCCCGGTCGGCGAGACGGGCACGCAGCGGCCCGAGGTCCGCGTACAGATGGCGGCCGGCCTGCGGAGGGCGGGCCAGCGCGCCGGAGACGAGCACCGCGTGGTGCGCCGCGGCCGCCACGCGCGCGTGCAGCGCGGCCGCCTGCTCTGCCCTGTCGGTGACCGGTCCCGGCTCGTCCAGTGCGTGTGCGGCGGCTGCGGCGATCGGTTCCGCCACCACCGCGCCGAGTGCGGTGAGGATGTCGAGGGTCCTGGCCCGCCGGACGGCGCCCTCCTCGGTGGGCGGGAATCGGGCAATGGCCACCGGCCAGGAGTCGGGCGTGAGCCCGCCCGCCAGATCGCTGATGACGGTGACGTCGCCGGGGCACATCTCGGCGGGGCTGACCAGCACAGTCTCGTGCGGCTGGTGGATGGTGTCCCGCCAGGTCTCGTCGCTGATGATGTGCAGCCCTTCGCCCACCGCGGCCTCGCACGCCTCGCGCACGGTCTCGGGCGGGGCGACGGTCGCGGTGGGGTCGTCGGCGACGGAGAGCAGCAGCAGCCGGGGTCTGCCGCCCTCGGCGCGAACTCTGCGTACGGTCTCGAGCAGCGCGTACGGATCGGGCACGCCGCCGCACTCCGCCGGGGTCGGCACATGGTAGGCGGGCCGGCCGAGCAGCCGGGCCTGCGGAGTCCACCAGGCGGGGCACGGGCGGGGCATCAGCACATCCCCGCCGTACGCGCCGATCAGCGCGAACAGCAGGGGCTGCGCGCCGGACGCCGCCGCCACCTCCTCGGGGTGGGAGCGCAGCCCGCGCCGCCACCAGTAGCCGCAGGCCGCCTCCCGCAGTTCGGGGCCGCCGCCGGGCGGCTCGCCGGCGGCCCGGTCCGACGCGGCCGCGAGCACCGCGGCGAGCTCGGGCAGCACGGGCAGTCCGGACTCGGGGGCGGGCGGTCCGTATCGGACGGGGCCGTGGTCTTCCGGAGCCGTCCGCTGCATGCCGTCACCTCCGCTGCTCGCATCCCGGAACCACTGCCCGGCCCACGAGCCCTTTATACGGAGGTTTACGCGACCTCGCCGCGCGGGAGCTTCGAACGGGCGGGCGTCGGACGGGCGGGCGGGCGTCAGATCACCGCCCGGGTGCGGTAGGTCGCCAGCCCCCACTGCTGATCCACGATCAGTGCCAGTCCGTGGTCGGCGAAGACGGGCAGCAGCCGTTGGATCCGCGCCTTGAGTGCCCGAAGCGTCATGGGAAGGCAGGGTGCTCCCAGGAGCAGTCTCAGATGGTGGCAGCAGACGGGAGCCTGCGCTCTGGTGATCACGTTGAACAGGAGGCGCTGGCTGGCGGTGCCCCCTGCGGACGCACGCGGCACCGGCATTGGCGGGCAGCGCCTCAAGTCGGCATGGATGCGCCAGGCCAGCTCAGCGGCCGGTTTCTGCCGGTCGAGGACATCGAACGCCCCGGCGGTGAAAGCGGCGACGGCATCCCGCCCTTCGTGCCGCAGGACGGCGACGGGAGCGATCAAAGACGCGGCCCGGACGAGCCTTGCCAGCCCGTCAGCCTCCGCCGTGGGCACATCGAGCAGGATCATCGCCGGTCTTCGTTCCAGCATGGAGGCGCAGGCCGACTCGCTTCCCCAACGAACAGCGGCGTCGAGGGCGAGACCTGCATGCCCCAGCCTCCGGGCCAACGTCGAACTCGACGCCTCATCAACCGAGAGGAAGGTCGGCAGGTGTGCGCGGACCGGCGGGTCCGGATGGATGCGCCGTATCGTCTGGGTTTGCATCGCCTACGGGGCGATGCCGGTGGCGGCGGTGTGGCCGAGGTACGGGTTCAACGCGGTGACTAGGCCGATGGAGTGCACGACCGCAGCGCGCATGGCACCGGTGGCGGCTGTGATTCCCGCCGCACAGCGCTCGGCGAGTACGAGGCACGCGGTCCGCAGGTGGGTGATGCTCTCCGAGAGCGAATGGAAGATGACCGGTTCGAAGACGTTGCGCTGGAGCTGTCCGGCCTCCGCGGCCATGGTGACGGTGGCATCGTTGCCGATCACTTCGAAGGCGACCTGCTTGACGACTTCCGGGATGACCGCGGTGACCTCGACCGGCATGGTGCCGGAACCGGTCTGAGCGGCTGGGAGGTTGATCTCGTTCAGCTCTGCGCGGGGGCCGGAGGAGAGCAGGCGCAGGTCGTTGCAGCTCATGGAAAGCCTGACGGCGAAGCGCTTGAGCACGCCGGACAGATGGACGAAGGCACCGTAGCCCTGGGTGGCTTCCACCGGGTTGCCGGCGGTCACCACGGGCAGGCGGGTGATGTCGGCCAAGTGGCGGCAGGCGGCCTCGGCGTATCCGGCGGGAAGGTTGAGCCCCGTGCCGATGGCGGTGATCCCCAGGTTGATCTCGTGCACCGGGCTGACGGCCTCGGCGAGCCCACCCTGGTTCTCCTCCAGCATGACCGCGTACAGCGAGAATTCCTGGCCGAGGGTCATCGGCACGGCGTCCTCCGGCTGGGTGCGCACAGTCTTGAGTACGTCGCGGAACTCCTCGGCCTTGGCGGTGAAAGCCTCGCGCATGACCGACATCGCGGCCAGCAGCTCACTCACGGCGTTGATGGTGGCGACCTTGATCGCGGTCGGGTAGGCGTCGTTGGTGGAGTGACTGAGGTTGACGTCCTCGTTCGGGTGCAGGCTCCCGTACTCGCCCTTGGCGAGACCGAGGATCTCCAGCGCCCGGTTCGCGATCACCTCGTTGGCGTTCATGTTCGTCGAGGTCCCGGCTCTGCCCTGGACCACGTCGACGACGAACTGGCCGTGCAGGTGCCCGTTCCGGATCTCTCGGCAGGCGGCGACGATGGCCTGTGCCTTCTCCGTGGCGAGCAGGCCGAGTTCTTCGTTGGCGCGGGCTGCGGCCTCCTTCACCGCTGCAAGCGCGTCAACGAGGTGAGGGTAAGCGGAAATCGGCGTTCCGGTGGTGGGGAAGTTCTCGCACGCGCGCAGGGTCCGGATGCCCCAGTAGGCGTCGGCGGGCACCTCGCGGTCCCCGAGCAAGTCGTGTTCGGTGCGGTGGCCGGGAGTCATCGGTGCAGTCCTCCTTGATCGGGTGTAGTGCGAGTGCTGCGAGTGCTGCGCGTGCGGTGCTGCGGGCGGGTCCTGCACCCGAGGGTCTGTGCCTACGTCCAGAGGCCGGCGGTACGACGGGGGGCCAGGGGCCAGTGCCCCGAGAGCTCTCAGGCTGCCGACCGTGGTCGCGCTGCTCGGAGGGGAAACGCCGACTGGCGCGCCCGGCCCCACCTGTCTGGCTGTCTGACAGGTTTACGGGGCGATCCTGCGGGTCATCAGGAGGCGCTGTCAAGGGCTACGGCGGCGTGATCAAGCCATCTCGGACCTCGGCGCCGCGGTGGCTGCCGGCACCCGTCCCGCGTGGCGGCCGCGTCCACGGGGTACCCGCGATGCATGTCCGACACCTACGCACACACAAATCCGCAGGTCCGGGCGCACGTTGCGGCGCTGCTCAGCGGCTGGGACCGGCAACTCCTGCACGCCGTCGCCTCCCGGCACTGGCCCGGCGCCGAGCCGGTGCTGCCCCGGCTGAGCCGCAGCGCCAACCACGGCCTGCTGTGGTTCGGCGCGGCAGCCGGCATGGTGGCGCTGGGACGCGGGACACGCTCGCGCCGCGCCGCCGTACGGGGTGTGGCGTCCCTCGCCCTCGCCTCCGCCACCATCAACACCGTCGGCAAGCGTTCGGTGCTCAGGGCGCGGCCGGTGCTCGACGCGGTGCCGGTGATACGGCGGCTGAAGCGGCAGCCGTTCACGACGTCGTTCCCGTCCGGGCACGCCGCGTCGGCGGCGGCCTTCGCGACCGGCGTCGCGCTGGAGTCGAAAGGCTGGGGCGCGGTCGTCGCGCCCGTGGCCGCCGCCGTCGCCCTCTCGCGCGTCTACACGGGCGTGCACTACCCGAGCGATGTGCTGGTGGGCGCGGCGCTGGGCGTGGGTGCGGCCTTCGCGGTACGGGGCGCTGTGCCGACCAGGTCGCAGCTGCCCACCCCGGGCCGGCCGTTGACCGACGCGTCCGCGCTGCCCGGCGGGGAAGGGCTGGTGATCGTGGTCAACCGGCATGCGGGCTCGGCGGGTTCGGCGGCTCTCGTGCGCGAGACGATGCCGCTCGCCGAGGTCGTGGAGTGCGCGCCCGACGAGCTGTCGGCGGAGCTGGAGAAGGCGGCGGGCCGCTGCCGGGCGCTGGGCATCCTGGGCGGAGACGGCACGATCAACAAGGCGGCGACCGTCGCGGCCGCGCAGGGGATTCCGCTGGCCGTCTTCCCCGGCGGCACGTTCAACCACTTCGCGTACGACCTGGGCATCGAGTCGGTCCACGACACCTGCCGGGCCGTCGAGGGCGGCGAGGCCGTCCGCGTCGATCTGGGGCGCTTCACGCCGGGCCCGGACGGAACGCGGGCGGGCCACTTCCTGAACACCTTCAGCCTGGGCGTCTATCCGGAGCTGGTCCGCATCCGCGAGCGCTGGTCGCCGCGGATCGGCGGCTGGCCCGCCGGGGTGCTCGCGGCGGCGATTGTGCTGCGCGGCGAGCATCCGCTGGAGGCCGAGGTCCAGGGTCGGCGACGCCCCATGTGGCTGCTGTTCGCCGGGAACTCCATCTACCAACGGGTGGGTCCGACGCCCGGCCACCGGCTGGATCTGGCGGACGGCCTGCTCGATGTCCGGGTGGTGCACGGCGGCCGCTGGCCGGGGCTGCGGCTGCTGGCCGCCGCGCTCGCCGGTCCGCTGAGCCGCTCGCCGGTGCATGCGGCGCAGAAGCTGCGGCAGCTGCGGATCTCCGGGCTCGCGCCGGGCACTTTGCTGGCCTACGACGGTGAAGTCACGGTGGCCCCGCCGGAGTTGGTGGTGGACAAGGAGGCCGAGGCGCTCACGGTCTACCGCCCGCAAGCCCTGCTCTGAGCGCCCGCAAGCCCCGCTCCGAGCGCTCGCAGGTCGCTGCGGGCTTCCGCGGAAAACCCGATCGACGGGCTCAGGCTGCTTCGCGCACCATGAGCGCATGCAGATACGCCGCGCACAGACTCACGACGCAGCAGGCATCGCCGCGGTCCACGTACGGTCCTGGCAGGCGGCGTTCACCGGTCTCGTACCGCAGGAGCATCTCGACGCGCTCGCCCCCGCGCGGGAGGCCCTGGTCTGGACGGGCCGGCTCACCGAGCCCCGCAGGTCGGACGCGGGGGTGCTGGTCGCCGAGACCGACCAGGGGATCGTCGCCTTCGCCGGCTACGCACCGGCCCGCGCCGAAGGCACAGCGGAGATCGGCACGCTCTACGCCCTGCCGGAGCTCTGGGGCACGGGGGTCGGCAGGCGTCTGCTGGCGGCCGTCGTGGACCAGCTCACCAAGGCGGGCTGCACGCGCGCACAGCTGTGGGTGCTGGAGGCCAATGACCGCGCCCGGCGGTTCTACGAGGCCGCGGGCTGGCGTGCGGACGGCGCGGTCGAAGTGGACACGACCGGCGGCCGCCCGCTGATCAAACTGCGTTACCAGCGGCCCCTGTTGCGAACCGTCAGGGCCGAGCCCATCCGCACCGAACGGCTCGTTCTGCTGCCGCTCGCCGTCGCGCACGCGGACGAGATGGCGAAGGTCCTCGTCGACCCGGCCCTGCACACCTTCATCGGCGGCGGGCCGGAGACCGCCGATGCGCTGCGCTCGCGGTACGCCGGCATGCTCGCGGGCGCGCCCGATCCCGCCGTGTCCTGGTGCAACTGGGTCATCAGGCTGGAGGCTGAGTCCCGTCTCACGGGCACGGTCCAGGCGACGGTCGGCCCGTCAGGACGCGGCCGCAGCGCCGAGATCGCCTGGCTTGTCGGCACGCCCTGGCAGGGGCGGGGCATCGCCACCGAGGCGGCGCGGGCGCTCGTCGGCTGGCTCGCCGGGCGGTCGGTCCACACGGCGGTCGCCCATGTGCACCCGGACCATCTCGCCTCGGCGGCCGTCGCCGCCGCGGCCGGGCTGACACCGACCGACCGGGTACAGGACGGCGAGGTGAGATGGCAGGCGGCTCTCCCGGTTGGCACCCGGGCCCGGGCCTAGTGCTGGATTCCGCTTTGGTTGGGTATATGTCCTGGTGGCGGGGTGGTTCGGGTACTCGGGGGCGGGTGCTGGACGGTGGTGTTACGGGCACGGCAGAGCCGTGATGAGGACGAGCAGGCGATGGTCTGCAAGCTGGCGCGGGCTCGGAAGGCGCCGCGGGACCTGGTGATGCGGGCACAGATGATCGAGTTGAGCTGGTCCGGGCTGCGGGTGCCGGGGATCGCCGCGGAGTTGGGCTGCAGCCCCAAGACGGTGCGGTGCTGGCTGCACCGGTTCAACAGGTCAGGGGTGGAAGGCCTGGAGGATCTGGGCGGTCAGGGCCGCAAGCGCAGGATCACCGAAATCGAGCGGTCGAGGATTATCGCGTTGGTCAGGACGCCGCCTCCGGGACGTTTGACAGTGCAGCCGGGTGGTGACCTGGCAGCGGCAGATCAGTCCGGTGCGCCGGAGTGGACGCTCGATGCCCTCGCGGCTGTCGCTCGCGGGATGGGGATCGAGGTCAGTCGGTCCCAGGTCCGGCGGATTCTGCTGGCCGAGGGGGTGCGGTGGCGTCGCACGAGGTCGTGGACCAGGTCGAAGGACCCGGACTTCGCGGGAAAAGGACGCGGATCATCGAGCTCTACACCTGCCCGCCCGACGACGCGACGGTCCTCTGTGCCGACGAGCTCGGGCAGGTGATCCCCCGGACGTCCCGCCGGCGCCGGGCTGGTCGCCGGACGGACACCGCA
It includes:
- a CDS encoding zinc-dependent alcohol dehydrogenase family protein, whose translation is MRAVVFEEFGKPLEVREVPEPVPSRAGSVIRVEATGLCRSDWHGWMGHDTDITLPHVPGHELSGVIESVGDDVANWLPGDRVTVPFICACGRCAACARGAQQVCERQEQPGFTHWGSFAEYVPVHHADTNLVALPESMSFATAASLGCRFATAFRAVVGQGRVRPGEWVAVHGCGGVGLSAVMIAAACGARVVAVDVSPGALELARTFGAQACVDASALTGSVADAVREATGGGAHLSLDALGAPVTCVNSVQSLRRQGRHVQVGLLPQGVQLPMDRVVSLELEILGSHGMAAHAYPEMMAMVASGALRPDLLVTTAIGLDDVPAALAALGSASGTGVTVITPHAAVNSA
- a CDS encoding phage holin family protein yields the protein MGEGRWRTAGRALLRVIVVWAVSTLTMLALAGLLPDFQLQSDDGDSITRTAVTAAWGAGAFGLLTALVWPVVVRALLLVSALVLGLLVFFLNGSLLLIALWLIPDGRGAADPETAVVVAAVMSAVASATSTALAVRDDNAYRRRLSRLADRRRRRRGEDGSRAGPPGTVFLQLDGVGHEVLRGAAEDGLMPTVAGWIGTTHRLSPWRTDWSSQTGASQLGILHGSNHDVPAFRWYEKDSGRVMVCNRPASAAELQRRAIERTGDGGLLTVDGASRGNLFSGGADELALVLSMTARRGRPNRSRAGYFAYFSDPANAVRTALSFVAEVAREVGQSTRARLRGDRPRVGRGGLYPFIRAFATVVERDVVVAAVMGDMLAGRTAVYADLVAYDEVAHHSGPHSRDASLVLERLDRSIALIAKVAEHAPRSYRIVLLSDHGQSPGETFEGAYGLTLKDLVRAGCGLPVSRRAERSKSGAEARDAAGDALRSALHRRLADGEDERPEPGSDPIVLASGNLALISFPDTAERLSREQIERRHPALLSTLANHPGIGFLLVGSEEHGSLVLCPGGAEVPVTELSDDGPLAAFGPGAAEAVRRTDSFPHVADIMVNSMYDPGRGNVHAFEEQIGSHGGLGGEQSQPFLLSPLDLSAPLSPGAPGEPGAELVGAERVHRVLRRWLRECQGPQVPIGPLEAARQDGPGQGLP
- a CDS encoding MBL fold metallo-hydrolase, which translates into the protein MPVEVTWWGHATCTVEDSGVRVLTDPLFVRRLAHLRRRRGELPPPEAARAEAVLVSHLHSDHLHLPSLARLAPGTRLVVPSGAGRSVPGLRRLVSSAGLRVTEMAPGDEVRVEDLVVRAVPALHDGRRLPVGPHRSPALGYVISGEARTYFAGDTGLFDSMANEVGRVDVALLPVGGWGPYLGHGHLNPDRAAQALASLAPRAAVPVHYGTYWPIGMDGIRPHEFYAPGEEFVRKAARLAPQVAVHRLVHGERVRPEAAR
- a CDS encoding DedA family protein → MSSKLSDVLGQLSQVVGGLPPESTQQAVGYPSLFLLVALGSLVPVVPTGAVVSSAAVVAFHQTAPLALLFVFLVASFAAFLGDVSLYWLGQRGTRSKNGSRWLAALRDRAAPDRIEQARRKLDEHGVTVLVVSRLVPAGRIPVMLACLLARMPLRRFVRGDVPACLAWAATYQLIGILGGSLFDEPWKGVVAAVALTVVISGAPALWRRVRRSPGQQA
- a CDS encoding MBL fold metallo-hydrolase, which translates into the protein MTEQTEQTEHSGQSTSTPGGVRPRSRPRPLGEIRHWPRSFADRLTAPLPGVRAMARLAREGAVRPGPDGLRDIPQLPFAPGPLPVVDTTTVAVTWAGHASWVLSIGGLTVLTDPVWSRRIFGTPARITPVGVRWEDLPPVDAVVISHNHFDHLDAPTLKRLPRHTPVFAPAGLGRWFRHRRFTRVTELDWWEGAELAAVRFDFVPAHHWSKRTLIDTCRSLWGGWVLTDPLGQSVYFAGDTGYGHWFKEIGLRHPGLDLALLPIGAYDPRWWLSDVHTDPEEAVCAFEDLGARNMAPMHWATFVLSAEPVLEPLTRVRAAWERTGRPREQLWDLPVGGSRLLAG